A genomic segment from Cygnus atratus isolate AKBS03 ecotype Queensland, Australia chromosome 9, CAtr_DNAZoo_HiC_assembly, whole genome shotgun sequence encodes:
- the FARSB gene encoding phenylalanine--tRNA ligase beta subunit gives MPTVSVRRELLFQALGRSYTDEEFDELCFEFGLELDDITSEKDIISKEKGEGKAEGASDTILYKIDVPANRYDLLCLEGLVRGLQVFKERINLPRYEKIIPAKGEGQRLIITEETAKVRPHAVAAVLRNITFTKERYDSFIDLQEKLHQNICRRRALVAIGTHDLDTIAGPFTFTAKAPSEIKFRPLNQSQEYTASQMMDLYRTDSHLRHYLHLIENKPLYPVIYDSNGVVLSMPPIINGDHSKISLNTRNVFVECTGTDMTKAKIVLDTIVTMFSEYCEKPFTVEAVEVILPNGKTHIYPELAYRKEKVKPELINKKIGISETPSNLAKLLTRMCLKSHVIGNGNNIEIEIPPTRADIIHACDIVEDAAIAYGYNNIQMTIPKTYTIANQLPLNKLTELLRLDLAAAGFTEALTFALCSQEDIADKLGMDISTTKAVHIANPKTAEFQVARTTLLPGLLKTIAANRKMPLPLKLFEISDIVVKDPSKDVGARNYRHLCAIYYNKSPGFEIIHGLLDRVMQLLEVPPSEENGYVIKATEGSAFFPGRCAEIFAKGQSVGKLGVLHPDVITKFELTMPCSALEISIEPFL, from the exons ATGCCGACCGTCAGCGTGCGGCGGGAGCTGCTCTTCCAGGCGCTGGGCCGCAGCTACA CTGATGAAGAATTTGATGAGCTTTGCTTTGAGTTTGGTCTGGAGCTCGATGACATT ACATCTGAGAAAGACATtataagtaaagaaaaaggtGAAGGAAAGGCAGAGGGTGCATCTGACACCATTCTCTATAAAATCGATGTTCCTGCCAATCGATACGATCTTCTTTGCCTCGAAGGGTTGGTCCGAGGACTGCAGGTCTTTAAAGAAAG GATAAATCTCCCTAGGTATGAAAAGATAATACCAGCTAAAGGTGAAGGTCAGAGGCTGATTATCACTGAAGAG ACTGCCAAAGTCCGTCCTCATGCTGTAGCTGCAGTTCTTCGTAACATAACTTTTACCAAAGAACGTTATGACAGTTTCATTGACCTCCAAGAAAAGCTACACCAAAATATTTGCAG gAGAAGAGCATTAGTAGCAATAGGTACCCATGACTTGGACACCATTGCTGGTCCATTTACTTTTACGGCTAAAGCaccttctgaaattaaattcagGCCCTTGAACCAATCGCAGGAGTACACAGCTTCACAAATGATGGATCTGTATAGG actgACAGCCATCTTCGACACTATTTACACCTGATTGAAAACAAACCACTTTATCCTGTCATATATGACAGCAATGGTGTTGTTCTGTCCATGCCACCGATCATCAATG GAGATCATTCAAAAATAAGCCTAAAcaccagaaatgtttttgttgaatGTACAGGCACAGATATGACAAAG GCAAAAATTGTTCTTGATACTATAGTCACGATGTTTAGTGAATATTGTGAGAAGCCATTCAC TGTTGAAGCAGTAGAAGTAATTCTTCCTAATGGGAAGACCCACATCTATCCG GAACTGGCTTACCGAAAAGAGAAGGTGAAACCTGAACTCATTAACAAGAAGATAGGAATCAG tgaaacTCCATCAAACCTTGCAAAGCTGCTGACTAGGATGTGTTTGAAGTCACACGTCATAGGGAATGGGAACAATATAGAGATTGAAATCCCTCCTACCAGAGCGGACATTATCCATGCATGTGATATCGTAGAAGATGCAGCAATAGCTTATGGTTATAACAACATTCAGATGACTATTCCGAAAACGTACACCATAGCTAATCAA cTCCCCCTCAATAAGCTCACAGAACTTCTGAGACTGGACTTGGCGGCCGCTGGATTCACTGAAGCACTCACTTTTGCCCTG TGTTCTCAAGAAGACATTGCAGATAAACTTGGCATGGATATCTCTACAACAAAAGCAGTACACATAGCAAACCCCAAAACTGCAGAATTTCAG GTGGCACGTACTACCCTCCTTCCTGGGCTACTGAAAACTATTGCTGCTAACCGAAAGATGCCCTTGCCTTTAAAGCTCTTTGAGATTTCTGACATTGTAGTAAAAGATCCTAGTAAAG ATGTAGGTGCAAGAAACTACAGGCATTTATGTGCCATTTATTACAACAAGAGCCCTGGGTTTGAGATTATCCATGGTTTGCTGGACAGGGTCATGCAACTTCTGGAAGTACCACCAAGCGAGGAGAATGGATATGTGATCAAGGCAACTGAAG GCTCTGCTTTCTTCCCCGGTCGCTGTGCTGAGATCTTTGCCAAAGGTCAGAGCGTTGGGAAACTTGGAGTCCTACACCCTGATGTTATCACCAAATTTGAGCTCACCATGCCGTGCTCTGCCCTAGAGATCAGTATTGAGCCTTTCCTGTGA